In the genome of Nocardioides palaemonis, the window GCGACGGCGCTCGCCCACCTGCGCCAGCCCGTCCCCGACCTGCCCGCGCAGGTGCCGGCCGACCTCGCCGCCGTCGTGCGCCGCGCGCTCGACAAGTCGCCCGACGAGCGGTTCGCCGACGGCGCCGCCCTCGCCCGCGCGCTGCGCGACCCCGCGTCCGTCACCGGTGCGGCCACTGTCGCCGCGCCCGTCGCCGCGCCCGTCGCCGCGCCCCTGACCGGGGAGAGCACCCAGGTCATGCCGGCCGCCTCGCCCGCGCCGCGGCCGGCGCCCACCCCGACTCCCGCTCCCACCCCGCGGCAGGCCCGCGAGCGGCGTACGCCCTGGCCGCTGGTGATCGGGCTCGTCGCGGTCGCCGCCGCCGTGCTGCTCGCCGTGTGGCTCGGCTCGCGCGGCGACGACACCACCGACGCCGGGTCCGACCGGCAGGGCCAGGACCCCACCCGCAGCGCGAGCCGCGAGCCGTCGCAGTCCCCCTCGGACACGCCCTCCGAGACGCCCAGCGAGACCCCGTCCGAGACCCCGAGCGAGACTCCGACGGAGACCCCCACCGAGGAGCCGACGACGGTCGAGGTGGACCCCGCGGCCTACGTCGGGCGTGACCACAAGGACGTCGAGAAGGAGCTGCGCGACCTCGGCCTCGAGCCGGTGCCCGCGGAGCTGGAGAACCCCGGCGACCAGCCGGACGGCATCGTGGAGTCGATCGATCCCTCCGGCAGCCTCGAGGAGGGGACCCCGGTGACCGTGAGCTTCTGGGGCAAGGTCCCGCCCGGGCAGGGTCCCGGCGGTCCGGGTGCGGCAGCGCCCGGGAAGCAGAAGAACCAGGAAGGTGGCAGCACGCGATGACGCAGTCGGAGCCGACGATGGTCGGCGGACGCTACGAGCTCGGCGAGCTGCTGGGCCGGGGCGGGATGGCCGAGGTCCGCAAGGGCCGGGACCTCCGTCTGGGCCGCACGGTCGCCGTCAAGCGCCTGCGCACCGACCTGGCCAGCGACGCGACGTTCCAGGCCCGCTTCCGCCGCGAGGCGCAGTCCTCCGCGTCGCTCAACCACCCCGCGATCGTGTCGACCTACGACACGGGCGAGGAGATGGCCACCGACGGGTCCGGCGTGGCCCAGCCCTACATCGTGATGGAGTGCGTCGAGGGTCGCACGCTGCGCGACATCCTGCGCGAAGGCCGCAAGATCCTGCCCGAGCGGGCGCTGGAGATCACCGCCGGCGTGCTGTCCGCGCTCGACTACAGCCACCGCGCCGGGATCATCCACCGCGACATCAAGCCGGGCAACGTGATGCTGACCCCGGCCGGCGACGTCAAGGTGATGGACTTCGGCATCGCCCGCGCGATCTCCGACGCCTCCTCGACGATGACCCAGACCGCCGCCGTCGTCGGCACCGCGCAGTACCTCTCGCCGGAGCAGGCGCGCGGCGAGACCGTCGACTCGCGCTCGGACGTCTACTCCACCGGCTGCCTGATGTACGAGCTGCTGACCGGCCGCCCGCCGTTCGTCGGCGACAGCCCGGTGGCGGTCGCCTACCAGCACGTCCGCGAGCCCGCGTCGCCCCCGTCGGACCTCGACGACCAGCTCGACCCCGAGATCGACGCGATCGTGATGAAGTCGCTCGCCAAGCGCGTCGAGGACCGCTACCAAAGCGCCGCGGCGATGAAGGCCGACATCGAGCGCTACCTCGCCGGCCACCCGATCCAGGCGCCCGCCGTGGCGCCGGCGCCGGCCGCGACGGCGTACGTCCCGCCCGTCCCGGCCGCCGACGCGACGACGACCATGGCCGCCGGTGCCACTGCAGCAGGTGCGGCCGCCACGCCGCCCCCGCAGGAGCCCCGGCGCGGCCGCGCCGCGTGGGTGCTGGGCGGGCTGCTGCTCGTCCTGCTGCTGGGTCTCGGTGCGTGGTTCCTCAACGGGATGCTCTTCGACGACGCCCCCGAGCGCACCGCGGTGCCCAACCTGGTGGGGATGACCGAGGACGAGGCGCGGATGGCGATCGGGGACGCCGGGTTCTCGGTCGGCCGGATCACGCGGGAGACCTCCGACACCGTCGAGGCCGACCAGGTGATCAGCCAGGACCCCGCCCGCGACGTCTTCCGCGACCCCGGCGACTCGATCAGCTTCGTCCTCTCCCTCGGCAAGCCCGAGGTGGAGGTCCCCTACGTCGTCGGCAACCTCCGCAAGGAGGCCCGCGCCCGCCTGCTCGAGGCCAACCTCAAGGTCCGCTTCGAGGAGGAGGACTCCGACGAGGACGCCAACCAGGTCCTGCGCACCGAGCCGTCGGCCGGCACCCCCGTCGCCGAGGGCACCACCGTGACGGTGTTCTACTCCGACGGCCCGGAGAAGGTGCCGGACGTCCGCGGGCTCAAGCAGGGCGAGGCCGAGCGCACCATCCGCGAGGCCGGCTTCGTCCCGGACGTGCGGGTGGACGCGACCTCGACGGAGCCGAAGGGGACGGTCGTCGACCAGATCCCGGTCGGCGGGACGGCCGACCAGAACAGCACGATCACGCTGTTCGTGTCGGCCTACGAGGAGCCGGAGACCCCGACCGAGAC includes:
- the pknB gene encoding Stk1 family PASTA domain-containing Ser/Thr kinase, which produces MTQSEPTMVGGRYELGELLGRGGMAEVRKGRDLRLGRTVAVKRLRTDLASDATFQARFRREAQSSASLNHPAIVSTYDTGEEMATDGSGVAQPYIVMECVEGRTLRDILREGRKILPERALEITAGVLSALDYSHRAGIIHRDIKPGNVMLTPAGDVKVMDFGIARAISDASSTMTQTAAVVGTAQYLSPEQARGETVDSRSDVYSTGCLMYELLTGRPPFVGDSPVAVAYQHVREPASPPSDLDDQLDPEIDAIVMKSLAKRVEDRYQSAAAMKADIERYLAGHPIQAPAVAPAPAATAYVPPVPAADATTTMAAGATAAGAAATPPPQEPRRGRAAWVLGGLLLVLLLGLGAWFLNGMLFDDAPERTAVPNLVGMTEDEARMAIGDAGFSVGRITRETSDTVEADQVISQDPARDVFRDPGDSISFVLSLGKPEVEVPYVVGNLRKEARARLLEANLKVRFEEEDSDEDANQVLRTEPSAGTPVAEGTTVTVFYSDGPEKVPDVRGLKQGEAERTIREAGFVPDVRVDATSTEPKGTVVDQIPVGGTADQNSTITLFVSAYEEPETPTETPTTPTETPTTPTETPTTPTETPTTTP
- a CDS encoding serine/threonine protein kinase, with product MSTLAPGEAVDGSGRYVLESRIATGGMGEVWAGRDTVLGRAVAIKVLKTEYADDPLFRQRFETEARHAAGLQHPGIAAVFDFGESDVDDGSTTPRPYLVMELVEGQPLSALLRPDAPLDAAAAAALLAQAADALGQAHAAGIVHRDVKPANLLVTPDRRIKVTDFGIARATEGMALTETGQVLGTPAYISPEQAEGRTATPASDVYSLGVVAFECLAGRKPFVADTPVATALAHLRQPVPDLPAQVPADLAAVVRRALDKSPDERFADGAALARALRDPASVTGAATVAAPVAAPVAAPLTGESTQVMPAASPAPRPAPTPTPAPTPRQARERRTPWPLVIGLVAVAAAVLLAVWLGSRGDDTTDAGSDRQGQDPTRSASREPSQSPSDTPSETPSETPSETPSETPTETPTEEPTTVEVDPAAYVGRDHKDVEKELRDLGLEPVPAELENPGDQPDGIVESIDPSGSLEEGTPVTVSFWGKVPPGQGPGGPGAAAPGKQKNQEGGSTR